In Deltaproteobacteria bacterium, the genomic stretch GAGTGGCAACGCAGCATCGACGGCAAGCTCGAGCTCGTGCAGAAGATCGCCGACGTCCTCTCGGGCCGGGCCGCGACCGCACGCGCCGAGATCCTCGAGCTCACGATCATCCTGCTGATCGCATTCGAGATCGTGCTGTTCTTCGTGCGCTGACGCACGGGGCCGGCCGCGGCCTCTCAGCGTCCCGTGCCGACGCGGTCGATCCGTTGGACCGCGGCACGCAGCTCGGCGCGCTCGGGGCCGTCCTCCGGCGTCGACTCGAGCGCCTTCTCGTAGGCGCTCCGCGCCCGCGCGAGATCGGCGCGGAGCTCGAAGGCTCGCCCGAGGTGCGTCCATTGCCCGCGGGCGTCGCTGCTCCTGCCCGCGCACTCGCCGAGGCCGTACTCGGCCTCGTCGAGCTCCGGATCGAGCGCGAGCGCGTGCGCGAAGAGCGCGGCCGCGCGTTTCGCCTCGCCGCCCGCGAGCGCGAGTTTCCCGAGCTCGAGCTGGAGCGCGGCGTCGTCGGGCGCGAGCCTGAGGGCCGCCTCGAAGCTCCGCGCCGCGTCGTCGGCGCGGCCGAGCCGCGCCTGCGCGCGTCCGAGGTCGCCGAGGGCGCCCGGCATCTTCGCCGCCGCGGCGCGCGCGAGCAGCGGCTCCGCCTCGTCGGGACGCGACGGGTCGACGTAGAGGAGCGCGAGCCCGAGCCGGTGCGCCGCGGCCGGGTCGTTCGGCGCCGCGGCCACGGCCGCCCGCTGGGCGGCCAGCACGTCGCCCGCGGGGTCCGTGAGCGCGCGGATGGTCGCCTGCGCGGCCGCGAGCCGGAGCTCTCCGTCGGGACGCGGCGCCGGGCGCGGAAGCGACCCCACGCGCTGCTCGAGGGCGGCGACCCGGTCCTCGGTGAGGGGATGCGACAGGAAGTACGGCGGCACGCGGGCCGGGTTCAGGCGTTGCTCGCGCAGCACGCGCCGCAGGAAGGTGGGCATCCCGGCGGGATCGAAACCCGCCGGGGCCATGAGCTCGAGGCCGATCGTGTCGGCCTCCTGCTCGAACTCGCGCTGATACTTGAGCTCGGCGGCGGTCCCGGCGGCGAGCGCGCCGGCCCCGAGCGCCGGATGCACGATCGCGAGGAACAAGCCGAGCAGCGTCCCGTAGCTGATGAGCGCGGTCTTCTCCTGCTGGCGGACCGCATGGTGCGAGCCGACGTGAACGATCTCGTGCGCCAGGACGCCCGCGAGCTCGCCTTCGCTCGCGACGCCGAGCACGAGGCCGCTGTGCACGTAGACGTACCCCCCTGGCACCGCGAACGCGTTCAGGCTCGCGTCGCGCACGACGTAGAAGCGGTACGGAAACCGCTCCGTGTCGAGACGGGCGACGAGCCGGGTGCCGATGTCGCGCAGATACCCCGTGACGGCGGGAACGCGCAGGAGCGGCAGCTGAACGCGCGCCTCGAGCGCGAAGCGGGCGCCGAGCTCGCGCTCCTCCGCGAGGCCGATCGCGGAAGCGCGCACGGGCGCGAGCGCGACCACGACCGCGAGCAGCACCACGCCGCCGCGCGCGCCGCGCCGCCGCGGGGTCATCGGCCGAGACGGCGCGCCAGGGTCTTCGCGAAATAGGTGAGCACGATGCCGGCGCCCGCGCGCACGATCGCCGTGTGCGACTCCAGCATGGCGCGCTCCTCGTCGAGCATCCCGGCGGCGGCCGCCGCCTTGATCATCGCGTACTCGCCGCTCACCGCGTATGCCGCGACCGGCACGTCGACCGCGGCGCGCACGCGCTGGATCACGTCGAGGTAGGGAAGCGCGGGCTTCACCATCACGATGTCGGCGCCCTCTTCGACGTCGAGCAGCACCTCGCGGAGCGCCTCCCGGCCGTTGGCGGGGTCCATCTGATACCCGCGCCGATCGCCGAACTGCGGCGTGGATTGCGCCGCGTCGCGAAACGGCCCGTAGAACGCCGAGGCGTACTTGGCCGCGTAGGCCATGATGCCGAGGTCGGAGAACCCGGCGGCGTCGAGCGCGAACCGGATGGCCCCGACGCGACCGTCCATCATGTCGGACGGCGCCACGAGATCGGCGCCGGCGCGGGCATGGGCGAGGGCCTCCCTCGCCAGCAGCTCGAGCGTCGGGTCGTTCTGGACGGTGCCGTTCTCGACGACCCCGCAATGGCCGTGATCGGTGTACTCGCAGAGACACACGTCGGTGATGACGAGGAGATCCGGGACGGCGTGCTTGATCGCGGCGACGGCACGGGGCACCGGGCCACCATCCGACCACGCCTCCGAGCCGTAGGCGTCCTTGTGCTCCGGGACACCGAAGAGGATCACCGCCGGAATGCCGAGATCGACGACCTCGCGGCACTCCTCGACGACGCGGTCCACGGAGAGCTGCGCCACCCCCGGCATCGACGCGATCGGCCGCTCCACGTTGGCGCCGGGCACGACGAAGAGCGGCAGGACCAGTCCGTCCACGCTCGGACGGGACTCCGCCACCAGGCGGCGAAGCGTCGCGCTGCACCGCAGCCGACGTGCGCGATGCGTGGGGAATCCCATTGCTGGTCGCGACGATAGGAGATGGGGAGCACATTGACAATCGCCGTTCTCGATTGCTACCCAACACCCTGGGTCCCATGAACATGCGCGGCACGTTCCCCCGACCGCCTCGTGCGCGGCCGCGTCATGATCGCCAACGTCTCCTGGAGGTTCGAATGTCGTCATCCACATGGAAATTCCTCGCCGCGATCGTCGCGTGTTCCGTCCTCTCCGCCGGGAGCGCCTCGGCGCAGACCTGCGGCGACGCCGACGGGAGCGGCACCGTCACCGTGACCGACGGCGTGCAGACCCTGCGCGCGGCCGCCGGTCTCGGCACCACGTGCACCGCCGCCGCCTGCGACGTCGACGGCAGCGGCTCCATCACGGTCACCGACGGCGTGAACGTGCTCCGCAAGGCGGCGGGCATCCCCATCACCGAAGCGTGTCCGGGTACGAACCTGGGCACCCAGGTCGAGAGTTTGCTGGGCACCGCGCTGGCGAGATTCGGATTTCTCACCAAGGGCGGCGCGGCCGCCGGAGCGCGGGCGGCCTTCGAGCAGCCTTGCGACAACGACGGCGGCTTCCTGGTCATCGATGACCAGACGGGGGCGATCAGCTACGACAATTGCGAGCTCGGGGGGATTCGGCTCGACGGCTTCCTCGCGACCAACTCCGGCGGGATGGAGTTCGGGATCACGTTCACCGATCTGGCAACGGGTGATTTCGAGACCATGTCGGGAAACGTCTCCGATCGCGTGGTCGGCGGGACCTACGTCACCTCGGGTTTCTTCAGCTACGATTCGTCGAGCTTCGGAGCGTTCGACATCGGCTTCGACGAGCTGACCGTCGATTCGAGCAGCGGGAACTTCGTCGGGGGATCCCTCGTGTTCTCCGTCGACGACGGGGCGCTGGAGGACGTCGAGACCATCCGGCTGAACTTCAACCCGACCAATGTCGCGCTCGTCGAAGTGACGCTCAGCGACGACTCGGTGGTGCCGTTCAACTACGACCTCGTGAGCGGAGAACTCACGCCGTTCGTGAACTAGGGACGCGATACGGTCATGCGGCGGCGAGGAACGGGGAGCATCGGACTCCGGGCGCTCGTCGCCGCCGCATTGGCCGCATCCCCGGCGA encodes the following:
- a CDS encoding M48 family metalloprotease, coding for MTPRRRGARGGVVLLAVVVALAPVRASAIGLAEERELGARFALEARVQLPLLRVPAVTGYLRDIGTRLVARLDTERFPYRFYVVRDASLNAFAVPGGYVYVHSGLVLGVASEGELAGVLAHEIVHVGSHHAVRQQEKTALISYGTLLGLFLAIVHPALGAGALAAGTAAELKYQREFEQEADTIGLELMAPAGFDPAGMPTFLRRVLREQRLNPARVPPYFLSHPLTEDRVAALEQRVGSLPRPAPRPDGELRLAAAQATIRALTDPAGDVLAAQRAAVAAAPNDPAAAHRLGLALLYVDPSRPDEAEPLLARAAAAKMPGALGDLGRAQARLGRADDAARSFEAALRLAPDDAALQLELGKLALAGGEAKRAAALFAHALALDPELDEAEYGLGECAGRSSDARGQWTHLGRAFELRADLARARSAYEKALESTPEDGPERAELRAAVQRIDRVGTGR
- the hemB gene encoding porphobilinogen synthase, whose protein sequence is MGFPTHRARRLRCSATLRRLVAESRPSVDGLVLPLFVVPGANVERPIASMPGVAQLSVDRVVEECREVVDLGIPAVILFGVPEHKDAYGSEAWSDGGPVPRAVAAIKHAVPDLLVITDVCLCEYTDHGHCGVVENGTVQNDPTLELLAREALAHARAGADLVAPSDMMDGRVGAIRFALDAAGFSDLGIMAYAAKYASAFYGPFRDAAQSTPQFGDRRGYQMDPANGREALREVLLDVEEGADIVMVKPALPYLDVIQRVRAAVDVPVAAYAVSGEYAMIKAAAAAGMLDEERAMLESHTAIVRAGAGIVLTYFAKTLARRLGR